From the Shewanella amazonensis SB2B genome, one window contains:
- a CDS encoding diguanylate cyclase domain-containing protein has product MQSTHLARTKLWIVAFAIVYWFLSLFTVEYLHRSYLRDYLAEQQQWFSQKLALIRANIEAKVNADILLADSLATILSFNPDVPYSKWTLLAGQLASKGEYIRSISIAPNDVVALVYPLAGNESVMGLDFRETPAQMPAVLEARMSRQITLDGPITLIQGGIGLIARAPVFADPPTNTQYWGVCSIVIDLDRLINSIRDVDLGEGMTLGIRTLLYPDKRGPIFIGQSSDFDNARAVAQVHLLGATWEIALAEPAELRSWGATNVVRLIGYCVTLFIFLSFLMVSNAYRMARLVSLQDVLTGLPNRRFAMSLLNKLIQAPNGRFTVINVDLNYFKQVNDSFGHAAGDAMLKAVAKRMQSVLRNSDMVARLGGDEFLLILPRLTSPADISHVLMKVRHAACEQPLQMADITLNISISMGAARYPEDGQDITELLHVADKAMYEDKQRIKGER; this is encoded by the coding sequence ATGCAGAGTACCCATTTAGCCCGTACCAAACTCTGGATTGTGGCGTTCGCCATTGTGTACTGGTTCCTGTCATTGTTTACGGTGGAATATTTACACCGCAGTTACTTAAGGGATTATCTGGCTGAACAACAACAATGGTTTTCGCAAAAGTTGGCCCTTATCCGGGCCAACATCGAGGCCAAGGTGAATGCCGACATTTTGTTGGCAGACAGTCTTGCAACCATTTTGAGCTTTAATCCCGACGTCCCCTACAGCAAATGGACTTTGCTCGCAGGCCAACTGGCCAGCAAGGGTGAATATATTCGCAGCATCAGTATTGCCCCCAATGATGTGGTTGCTCTGGTGTATCCGCTGGCCGGTAATGAGTCTGTGATGGGGCTTGATTTTCGGGAAACCCCGGCGCAGATGCCGGCGGTGCTGGAGGCGAGGATGTCCCGACAAATCACCCTCGATGGTCCCATCACACTGATCCAGGGGGGAATTGGCTTGATTGCCCGTGCGCCTGTGTTTGCCGACCCGCCCACCAATACCCAATACTGGGGCGTTTGCAGCATAGTGATAGATCTCGACCGCCTGATAAACAGTATTCGGGACGTTGATCTGGGTGAAGGCATGACGCTGGGCATTCGGACGCTGCTGTATCCCGATAAACGTGGTCCCATATTCATTGGGCAAAGCAGCGACTTCGACAATGCGCGGGCTGTTGCTCAGGTACATTTACTGGGGGCCACCTGGGAGATTGCGCTGGCCGAGCCAGCAGAGTTAAGGTCCTGGGGTGCAACCAATGTGGTGCGTCTCATCGGATACTGTGTAACCCTGTTTATCTTCCTGAGCTTTCTGATGGTTTCCAATGCCTACCGTATGGCCCGTCTGGTGTCATTGCAGGATGTGCTCACAGGTTTACCAAACAGGCGATTTGCTATGTCGCTGCTCAATAAGCTTATTCAGGCACCTAACGGTCGTTTTACCGTTATTAACGTGGATCTCAATTATTTCAAGCAGGTGAATGATAGTTTTGGTCATGCCGCCGGCGATGCCATGTTAAAGGCGGTCGCCAAACGCATGCAGTCAGTGCTGCGAAACAGCGACATGGTTGCCCGATTGGGAGGTGATGAATTTTTACTGATTTTGCCCCGATTAACCTCTCCCGCTGATATCAGCCATGTACTGATGAAGGTTCGCCATGCGGCCTGCGAGCAGCCGCTGCAAATGGCAGACATCACCCTCAATATCAGTATCAGTATGGGGGCGGCCCGGTATCCTGAGGATGGACAGGATATCACTGAATTGCTGCATGTTGCCGACAAGGCCATGTACGAAGACAAGCAGCGCATCAAAGGGGAAAGATGA
- a CDS encoding M20/M25/M40 family metallo-hydrolase, translating into MKTKKRLLSLALLLCPLGAMADELWIMTDKDAGYSLQSLLQRHNLQPQLRESHGKLITRLNEDKLLELSALMHKEHNRCGGFSVHASEADALAASLVPVSQATFSFPGEPNQAARVADILPRLMASNIKDTVTSLETFTNRYYTTSHGENAANWVKDNWAALATGNSWANAAVYDHADWRQDSVVLTLTGSEAPDEVVILGGHLDSINGYTTETTRAPGADDNASGMATITEVIRAFMSQGQPKRTIKFIGYAAEEVGLRGSAEIAAQARSQGQNVVAVMQLDMTGFNGSTEDIVLMQDYTDSGLNQFLIKLMDTYHTEIRYGLDVCGYGCSDHASWHNQGYPAAMPFESRFNDYNPHIHTAQDTLDKLDPTMEHALNFAKLASSYLVELSFNTGGTGPETGELENGVALTGLSAAKDAQSYFTLAVPADAENLRFVTAANNGDADLYVKFGAPPSTSDFDCRSWNNGSNESCDLAQATEGTWHVMLKAYNAYSDLSLTGSFDVSTPTPNQPPVSNFSVSFNGATGQFVSSANDSDGQLVSWQWSFGDGSSASGANVSHTYSQSGRYTVSLTVTDDDGASATSSQSVDMTVPEPPQGDIELTVTKATKSRLGSVYVALSWDTGSGDYRVLRDGVQIGTSSRSSYTDRFKVGKNEAVSVSYQVCDNSNACSQMVQVNL; encoded by the coding sequence ATGAAAACGAAAAAGCGGCTGCTGAGTCTGGCACTCTTGCTGTGCCCCCTCGGCGCCATGGCGGACGAGCTGTGGATTATGACCGACAAGGACGCCGGATACAGTCTGCAAAGCCTGCTGCAAAGGCATAACCTCCAGCCTCAGCTGCGGGAAAGCCATGGCAAACTCATTACGCGTCTCAATGAAGATAAGCTGCTGGAACTGAGCGCCCTGATGCACAAGGAGCACAATCGCTGCGGCGGTTTCAGTGTGCATGCCAGCGAGGCCGATGCCCTGGCCGCCAGTCTGGTGCCAGTGAGCCAGGCGACGTTCAGTTTCCCCGGCGAGCCCAATCAGGCGGCGCGGGTGGCGGACATTCTGCCAAGACTTATGGCCAGCAATATCAAGGATACCGTCACCAGCCTCGAGACCTTCACCAACCGCTACTACACCACCAGTCACGGTGAAAATGCTGCCAATTGGGTAAAAGACAACTGGGCAGCGTTGGCTACCGGTAACAGCTGGGCCAATGCTGCGGTGTATGACCATGCCGACTGGCGGCAGGACTCAGTCGTCCTTACCCTTACGGGCAGTGAAGCGCCGGATGAGGTGGTGATCCTCGGCGGCCACCTCGACTCCATCAATGGCTACACCACAGAAACCACCCGCGCCCCCGGCGCCGACGACAATGCCTCGGGCATGGCCACCATCACCGAGGTCATTCGTGCCTTTATGAGTCAGGGCCAGCCCAAGCGCACCATCAAGTTTATCGGCTATGCCGCTGAGGAAGTGGGTCTGCGTGGCAGCGCCGAGATAGCCGCACAGGCCCGCAGCCAGGGGCAAAATGTGGTGGCGGTTATGCAGCTGGATATGACCGGCTTTAATGGCAGCACCGAAGACATAGTGCTGATGCAGGACTACACAGATTCGGGCCTGAATCAGTTTTTGATTAAGCTGATGGATACCTACCACACCGAAATCCGCTATGGCCTGGATGTGTGCGGCTATGGCTGTTCGGATCATGCTTCCTGGCACAATCAGGGCTACCCTGCAGCCATGCCGTTCGAGTCGCGCTTCAACGACTACAACCCCCATATTCACACCGCTCAGGACACCCTGGACAAACTCGACCCCACCATGGAGCACGCACTCAACTTTGCCAAGCTGGCCTCGAGCTATCTGGTGGAGCTCAGCTTTAACACCGGTGGCACCGGCCCCGAAACCGGCGAGCTTGAAAATGGCGTGGCCCTCACCGGGCTCAGCGCCGCCAAGGATGCCCAGAGCTATTTCACCCTGGCGGTACCGGCCGATGCCGAGAATCTGCGCTTTGTCACCGCCGCGAACAATGGCGATGCCGATCTGTACGTGAAGTTTGGCGCGCCGCCGTCGACCTCAGATTTTGACTGCCGCTCCTGGAATAACGGCAGCAATGAGAGCTGCGATCTGGCCCAGGCTACCGAGGGCACCTGGCATGTGATGCTGAAAGCCTACAACGCTTACTCTGATTTAAGCCTCACCGGCAGCTTTGATGTCTCGACCCCAACCCCCAACCAGCCTCCGGTGTCCAACTTCAGCGTCAGCTTTAACGGTGCAACCGGCCAGTTTGTCTCCAGCGCCAACGACAGCGATGGTCAACTGGTAAGCTGGCAGTGGAGTTTTGGTGATGGCAGCAGCGCCAGCGGTGCCAATGTCAGCCACACTTACAGCCAGTCTGGCCGTTACACGGTTTCGCTTACTGTCACCGATGATGATGGCGCCAGTGCAACCAGCAGCCAGAGCGTCGATATGACGGTGCCAGAGCCGCCACAGGGCGACATTGAGCTCACGGTAACCAAGGCCACCAAATCGCGTCTTGGCAGTGTTTATGTGGCGCTGAGTTGGGACACTGGCTCCGGCGATTACCGGGTGCTGCGTGATGGCGTACAAATTGGCACAAGCAGCCGCAGCAGCTATACCGACCGCTTTAAAGTCGGCAAAAATGAGGCTGTCTCGGTAAGCTATCAGGTATGTGACAACAGCAATGCCTGCTCGCAAATGGTGCAGGTAAATCTGTAA
- a CDS encoding DUF3325 domain-containing protein yields the protein MMALALFFLSFGSFGLLAASQFGHHRTIFGVPPSDTRARWLQVAGLGMLALGMALAIALDGGYGLILLITLMAPAALGQSVLLNLKPRALRLSFWLAPAALLLLVLAVR from the coding sequence ATGATGGCTCTGGCGCTGTTTTTTCTGAGTTTTGGCAGTTTCGGCTTGCTGGCTGCCTCCCAGTTTGGCCATCACAGAACAATTTTCGGCGTGCCACCATCGGATACCAGGGCCAGGTGGCTGCAAGTGGCAGGGCTTGGCATGCTGGCGTTGGGAATGGCCTTGGCCATCGCCCTGGATGGCGGCTATGGGCTGATTCTGTTAATTACCCTGATGGCGCCCGCAGCTCTGGGACAAAGTGTGCTGCTTAACCTCAAACCCCGGGCGCTGAGGCTCTCGTTCTGGCTCGCACCGGCCGCACTCTTACTGCTGGTTCTTGCCGTCCGCTGA
- the typA gene encoding translational GTPase TypA, whose product MLENLRNIAIIAHVDHGKTTLVDKLLSQSGTLESRGEATERVMDSNDLEKERGITILAKNTAIKWNDYRINIVDTPGHADFGGEVERVLSMVDSVLLLVDAVDGPMPQTRFVTKKAFAQGLKPIVVINKVDRPGARPDWVIDQVFDLFDNLGATDEQLDFPIVYASALNGFATLDPDEPSEDMTPLFQTIVEKVSPPDADAEGAFQMQISQLDYNSYVGVIGVGRIKRGSVKTNQQVTVVGADGKTRNGKIGQVLGYMGLERHEVATANAGDIVAVTGLGELKISDTICAAGNVEALPPLSVDEPTLTMTFQVNTSPFAGKEGKYVTSRNILERLQQELVHNVALRVEETDSPDRFRVSGRGELHLSILIENMRREGYELAVSRPEVIIKEIDGEKCEPYEQLTVDVEEDHQGTVIEKLGTRKADMKDMQLDGKGRVRIDFVIPSRGLIGFQTEFMTATSGTGLLYHTFDHYGPYKGGDIGQRNNGVLISNATGKALTFALFGLQDRGRLMIGHAAEVYEGQVIGIHSRSNDLTVNCLKGKQLTNMRASGTDEAQVLTPHIQMTLEQALEFIDDDELVEVTPLSIRVRKKFLTENDRKRASRQG is encoded by the coding sequence GTGTTAGAAAATTTGCGTAACATCGCCATTATTGCCCACGTTGACCATGGTAAAACCACCCTGGTTGACAAGCTGCTCTCCCAGTCCGGCACCCTGGAAAGCCGTGGCGAAGCCACCGAGCGCGTGATGGACTCCAATGACCTGGAAAAAGAGCGTGGCATCACCATTCTGGCGAAGAACACTGCCATCAAGTGGAATGACTACCGTATTAACATCGTAGACACACCCGGCCACGCCGACTTCGGTGGTGAGGTTGAGCGTGTACTGTCTATGGTGGACTCTGTATTGCTGCTGGTGGATGCCGTTGATGGCCCAATGCCGCAAACCCGTTTCGTAACCAAGAAGGCATTTGCCCAGGGCCTCAAGCCTATCGTGGTTATCAACAAAGTTGACCGTCCGGGCGCCCGTCCTGATTGGGTAATAGATCAGGTATTTGACCTGTTCGACAATCTGGGTGCCACCGACGAACAGCTGGACTTCCCTATCGTATACGCCTCGGCCCTGAACGGCTTTGCCACTCTGGATCCCGATGAGCCAAGCGAAGACATGACTCCTCTGTTCCAGACCATCGTTGAAAAAGTGTCTCCTCCGGATGCTGACGCCGAAGGCGCCTTCCAGATGCAGATCTCTCAGCTGGACTACAACAGCTACGTGGGCGTTATCGGCGTAGGCCGTATCAAGCGCGGTAGCGTCAAAACCAACCAGCAGGTCACTGTTGTCGGTGCCGACGGTAAAACCCGTAACGGTAAAATCGGCCAGGTACTGGGTTACATGGGCCTTGAGCGTCACGAAGTGGCCACCGCCAACGCCGGTGACATCGTTGCCGTCACAGGTCTGGGTGAGCTGAAGATTTCTGACACCATCTGTGCCGCAGGTAACGTTGAGGCTCTGCCTCCTCTGTCTGTAGACGAGCCAACCCTGACCATGACCTTCCAGGTAAATACCTCTCCGTTTGCCGGTAAAGAAGGTAAGTACGTGACTTCACGTAACATTCTTGAACGTCTGCAACAGGAACTGGTACACAACGTGGCCCTGCGTGTAGAAGAAACCGACAGCCCTGACCGTTTCCGCGTGTCTGGCCGTGGTGAACTGCACCTGTCTATCCTGATTGAAAACATGCGCCGTGAAGGTTACGAGCTGGCGGTATCCCGTCCGGAAGTAATCATCAAGGAAATCGACGGTGAGAAGTGCGAGCCATACGAGCAGCTGACCGTTGACGTGGAAGAAGATCATCAGGGCACTGTGATTGAAAAGCTGGGTACCCGTAAGGCTGACATGAAAGACATGCAGTTGGACGGCAAAGGTCGTGTCCGTATCGACTTTGTTATCCCAAGCCGTGGCCTGATTGGTTTCCAAACCGAGTTTATGACTGCGACCTCTGGTACCGGTCTTTTGTACCACACGTTCGACCACTACGGTCCATACAAGGGTGGCGACATCGGTCAGCGTAACAACGGTGTACTGATCTCCAATGCTACCGGTAAGGCTCTGACCTTCGCCCTGTTCGGTCTGCAGGATCGTGGTCGTCTGATGATTGGCCATGCCGCTGAAGTGTACGAAGGCCAGGTGATCGGTATCCACAGCCGTTCAAACGACCTGACCGTAAACTGCCTCAAGGGCAAGCAGCTGACCAACATGCGCGCCTCTGGTACCGACGAGGCTCAGGTGCTGACTCCGCACATCCAGATGACCCTGGAACAGGCGCTGGAGTTCATCGATGATGACGAGCTGGTAGAAGTGACTCCGCTGAGCATCCGCGTACGTAAGAAGTTCCTGACTGAGAACGACCGTAAGCGTGCCAGCCGTCAGGGCTAA
- a CDS encoding PepSY-associated TM helix domain-containing protein → MKETFFRTMTWLHTWAGLLVCWVLLLVFFAGTLSFFRHEISLYATPELHSQVLGSGVNTSLEQNLRQGQAYLSARVPDAPDWYIALPQERQPYLAFQWSEPRDKQRPLIHSQPITLSGELADEPRQTKGGDFFYRLHFDLHYISALTARYLVGICTMFMLIALITGVVIHKRIFKDFFSFRPRKGSRSWLDAHNISAVMALPFHLTITYTGLITLMLMYMPWATLSVWNGDTKAMRQELSPRFDQQKASGQPQDTLDLTLLLPQVNQLWGETAAVKNVRVQHPGDANARIFFTRDTGQDITDERVQLIFDGVTGKLLNPGAHHATGSQQLHDTLMALHTARFAGWPLRILGFVMGLMGCAMIASGCLLWATKLREKRKNTAGLKLVEGLNLAVIMGLPLGTVLFFYANRLLPAPAPGRAEDEVLAFFLGLLLCGVTALWRRDAAVWRALLGITALLALLMPVLNTLTSPQGLVGNLLSNQWVLVSADLLFIVLGITCLFARRKFVVPVRATMPAMERTA, encoded by the coding sequence ATGAAAGAGACCTTTTTTCGCACCATGACCTGGTTGCACACCTGGGCTGGATTGTTGGTGTGCTGGGTGTTACTGCTGGTATTTTTTGCCGGTACCCTGAGCTTCTTCCGCCACGAGATAAGCCTGTATGCCACACCCGAACTGCACAGTCAGGTGCTGGGCAGCGGTGTGAATACGAGTCTTGAGCAAAATCTGCGGCAGGGACAGGCTTATTTGTCTGCCCGGGTGCCAGATGCCCCCGATTGGTATATCGCCTTACCGCAGGAACGCCAGCCTTACCTGGCATTCCAATGGTCTGAACCGCGGGACAAGCAGCGACCACTCATCCACTCACAGCCGATAACCCTCAGTGGTGAACTGGCAGATGAACCCCGCCAAACCAAGGGGGGTGACTTTTTCTATCGGCTGCATTTCGATCTGCACTATATATCGGCGCTGACCGCCCGATACCTTGTAGGTATCTGCACCATGTTTATGCTTATTGCCCTGATAACCGGTGTCGTCATACATAAGCGCATCTTCAAGGATTTCTTCAGCTTCCGCCCACGCAAGGGCAGTCGTTCCTGGCTGGACGCCCACAATATCAGTGCGGTCATGGCCTTGCCGTTTCATCTCACCATCACCTACACGGGGCTGATTACCCTGATGCTGATGTATATGCCTTGGGCCACCCTGAGTGTATGGAACGGCGACACCAAAGCAATGCGTCAGGAACTGTCCCCGAGATTCGATCAACAAAAGGCCAGTGGTCAGCCACAGGACACCCTGGACCTCACCCTGCTGTTACCGCAGGTGAACCAGTTGTGGGGCGAGACCGCCGCCGTGAAGAATGTCAGGGTTCAGCATCCGGGTGACGCCAACGCCCGCATCTTTTTCACCCGGGATACCGGACAGGACATTACCGACGAGCGGGTACAACTGATATTCGACGGTGTAACAGGCAAGCTGCTTAATCCCGGCGCCCACCACGCTACTGGCAGTCAGCAACTGCACGATACTCTGATGGCGCTGCATACCGCGCGCTTCGCTGGCTGGCCATTGCGGATACTGGGTTTTGTGATGGGGTTGATGGGCTGCGCCATGATAGCCAGCGGCTGCCTGCTCTGGGCCACCAAGCTCAGGGAAAAACGTAAAAATACCGCCGGTCTCAAACTGGTCGAAGGGCTCAATCTGGCCGTGATCATGGGACTGCCGCTCGGCACTGTGCTGTTTTTCTATGCCAACCGTTTACTGCCAGCCCCAGCCCCTGGCAGGGCCGAAGACGAAGTGCTGGCCTTTTTCCTGGGCCTGCTGCTGTGTGGCGTGACTGCTCTGTGGCGCCGGGATGCCGCCGTATGGCGCGCCCTCCTTGGGATAACGGCACTGCTGGCGTTGCTGATGCCAGTGCTGAACACTCTGACATCCCCACAGGGTCTGGTGGGTAATCTGCTCAGTAATCAATGGGTATTGGTGTCGGCCGACCTGCTTTTTATTGTACTTGGCATCACCTGCCTCTTTGCACGTCGTAAGTTCGTTGTGCCTGTCCGGGCAACAATGCCAGCAATGGAGCGCACCGCATGA
- a CDS encoding TonB-dependent siderophore receptor — protein MSSSSLFRLTGLSVALMSAMAAHGQDTSDISIERMIVTTKATAPSTTKGDFSLLKAPQNIQILSKNFLDDQGVVHLEDALKNVAGIQPGGYYQGYDYFRIRGFDASQNIYLDGLRLNDNGLGANVEQSNLETLEVMKGPSSTLYGAGAISGMVNLVTKRPTQTDMGSVSLQGGNLGYRELDADINRVLSDDGDIFGRVGLAYREAANSVDHIDGQHRFFIAPSLTFNLGEDAALTLLTSYTKDDNQLGMPLPAMGTVLPSPLGELDKDLFYGNIKDPGAINDETYRLGYELRWDLTDNLQLRQNVRFQDASSDWHNLYYPSSYDADTGDLNLYKFSYRTQWKTWALDTGLNGRVMLGETEHLFTAGVDIFMSDLYTSGALGSDFPTINLYQPDYSVFPDTEVNQFGPESKVENRILGLYAQDQINLGEHWSFTLGARFDRYKQAYVEDYETKLSPRAGVSYAFNDDWVAFASYSEAFTPQSYVDSNGKVLDPEEGQQWELGLKSRAFNGDLNATVSLYELTKKNIALANVDAGGNFTYSASGELQSRGIELDLQWLLTQDLQLIGHGAYTHAVDTEHDKWVANVPRYALGGWLKYNLDDMLDGLSVAAGVNHYGKQQGNVQAVLTDSSEGDFYLPAYTLVDLNLTYSWDQYDLRFIVNNLTDEDYFSGSDSLLRVLPGSGREVKLSFTANW, from the coding sequence ATGTCCAGCTCCAGCCTCTTCAGATTGACCGGGCTGTCTGTGGCACTGATGTCAGCCATGGCTGCCCATGGTCAGGACACTTCTGACATCAGTATCGAAAGGATGATCGTCACCACTAAAGCCACTGCACCTTCCACCACCAAGGGCGACTTCAGCTTGCTGAAGGCACCGCAGAACATTCAGATCTTGTCCAAAAATTTCCTTGATGATCAGGGTGTCGTGCATTTGGAAGACGCGTTGAAGAACGTGGCCGGGATACAACCCGGTGGTTACTATCAGGGTTACGACTACTTCCGAATCCGGGGTTTCGATGCCTCGCAAAACATCTATCTCGACGGTCTGCGCCTGAATGACAATGGCCTGGGTGCCAATGTGGAGCAGTCGAATCTCGAAACCCTTGAGGTGATGAAAGGGCCTTCCTCCACTCTTTACGGTGCAGGTGCCATCTCGGGTATGGTGAACCTGGTGACCAAACGGCCAACCCAAACCGACATGGGCAGCGTAAGCTTGCAGGGTGGCAATCTGGGCTACCGTGAGCTGGATGCCGACATTAACCGCGTACTGAGCGACGATGGTGACATCTTCGGCCGTGTTGGTCTGGCGTACCGAGAAGCGGCCAACAGCGTGGACCATATTGACGGACAACATCGCTTCTTTATCGCGCCGTCGCTCACCTTTAATCTGGGTGAAGACGCTGCTCTGACCCTGCTCACCAGCTACACAAAAGACGATAATCAGTTAGGCATGCCACTGCCTGCCATGGGAACTGTGCTGCCGTCACCGCTGGGTGAGCTGGATAAGGATCTCTTTTACGGCAACATCAAAGATCCCGGTGCCATCAACGACGAAACCTATCGTCTGGGTTACGAGCTGCGCTGGGACCTGACCGACAACTTGCAGCTGCGTCAGAATGTCCGATTCCAGGATGCCTCCAGCGATTGGCACAATCTCTACTATCCCAGCAGTTACGATGCCGACACCGGCGATTTGAACCTGTACAAATTCAGCTATCGCACCCAGTGGAAAACCTGGGCACTGGACACCGGACTCAATGGCCGCGTTATGCTGGGTGAAACCGAGCACCTGTTTACCGCAGGGGTGGATATCTTTATGTCGGATCTCTACACCAGCGGCGCCCTGGGCAGTGATTTCCCCACCATCAATCTCTACCAGCCGGATTACAGTGTCTTCCCTGATACCGAGGTCAATCAGTTCGGCCCCGAAAGCAAGGTTGAGAATCGTATTCTGGGTCTGTACGCCCAGGATCAAATTAATCTGGGAGAGCACTGGAGCTTTACACTGGGTGCCCGTTTCGATCGCTACAAGCAAGCCTACGTGGAAGACTACGAAACCAAACTGAGCCCGAGAGCCGGTGTCAGCTACGCTTTCAACGACGATTGGGTGGCCTTTGCCAGCTATTCTGAAGCCTTCACCCCCCAGTCCTATGTGGACAGTAATGGCAAGGTTCTCGACCCGGAAGAAGGCCAGCAGTGGGAACTGGGCCTTAAGAGCCGCGCCTTTAACGGTGACCTGAATGCCACTGTGTCCCTCTATGAGCTGACCAAAAAGAACATAGCGCTGGCCAATGTGGATGCCGGTGGCAACTTTACCTACTCCGCATCCGGCGAGCTGCAAAGTCGTGGCATAGAGCTGGATTTGCAGTGGCTGCTGACACAGGATCTGCAGCTGATTGGCCACGGCGCATACACCCATGCCGTCGATACCGAGCACGACAAGTGGGTCGCCAATGTACCCCGTTATGCCCTGGGTGGCTGGCTAAAATACAACTTGGATGACATGCTCGATGGTCTGAGCGTGGCGGCCGGTGTCAATCACTACGGCAAGCAGCAAGGCAACGTACAGGCGGTACTGACTGACAGCAGCGAAGGCGACTTTTACCTGCCAGCCTACACTCTGGTTGACCTGAACCTGACCTACAGCTGGGACCAGTACGATCTGCGCTTTATCGTCAACAACCTGACCGATGAAGACTACTTCTCTGGCTCCGACAGTCTGCTGCGGGTACTGCCGGGCAGCGGCCGTGAAGTGAAACTCAGCTTCACTGCCAACTGGTAA
- a CDS encoding PepSY-associated TM helix domain-containing protein, with amino-acid sequence MRRLLWKWHGLAGLITALPLFVIALTGSLLVFKAELDSLLMPEVVNASTGPRLTMNQLVASANQQLSDSEILGWQFGQSGEADTLFVAAMGSYDWQKVWLDPASGSLLTPPVSLTWAITDWLLDLHYMLLLDHAGLLIAGIMALLFLFLGISGIVLHRQFWRTFFTLRWRKGLRLLLSDTHKLLGIVGAPVFLVLGFTGAWWNLEHFYEEELSGHDDSQYIISQSYYSPALDFDALLADTRRQLPTFVPTYLRLPDASYPGVHFFGYREDGGVLRSRFGSIVSYHDQSGVHTSTLDVAGAPALYQFTDSFRPLHYGDFGGLTTRILWCIIGFFPCLMALSGFWMWRQRSARKVPRR; translated from the coding sequence ATGCGCAGATTACTGTGGAAATGGCACGGATTGGCAGGGCTGATTACCGCCCTGCCGCTCTTTGTTATCGCACTGACGGGCAGCTTGCTGGTGTTTAAGGCAGAGCTCGACAGTCTGTTAATGCCAGAGGTGGTTAACGCCAGCACCGGGCCGCGCCTGACGATGAATCAATTGGTGGCCAGTGCCAATCAGCAGCTGTCTGACAGTGAGATCCTTGGCTGGCAATTTGGCCAGAGCGGTGAAGCGGATACCCTGTTTGTGGCCGCCATGGGCAGCTACGATTGGCAAAAGGTGTGGCTCGACCCTGCCAGCGGTTCGCTGCTGACACCGCCGGTATCCCTCACCTGGGCCATCACCGACTGGCTGCTGGATCTGCACTACATGTTGCTGCTGGATCACGCCGGTTTATTGATTGCCGGCATCATGGCCTTGCTGTTTTTGTTTCTCGGCATTTCCGGCATAGTGCTGCACCGGCAGTTCTGGCGAACCTTCTTCACCCTGCGCTGGCGTAAGGGATTGCGCCTGTTGCTGAGCGATACCCACAAGCTGCTGGGTATTGTGGGGGCGCCGGTATTTTTAGTGCTCGGTTTTACCGGCGCCTGGTGGAATCTGGAACACTTCTACGAGGAGGAGCTTTCGGGCCACGACGACAGTCAGTACATCATTAGCCAAAGCTACTACAGTCCGGCGCTGGATTTTGATGCGCTGCTGGCCGACACCCGCCGCCAACTGCCCACGTTCGTGCCAACGTATCTGCGTTTGCCCGACGCCAGTTATCCCGGGGTGCATTTCTTTGGCTATCGGGAGGATGGTGGCGTGCTGCGAAGCCGCTTCGGCTCAATTGTCAGCTATCACGATCAATCGGGGGTACACACCAGCACTCTGGATGTGGCCGGGGCGCCTGCCCTGTACCAGTTCACCGACAGTTTCAGACCGCTGCATTATGGTGATTTCGGTGGCCTCACAACCCGTATTCTCTGGTGCATCATCGGCTTCTTTCCCTGCCTGATGGCGCTCTCCGGGTTCTGGATGTGGCGCCAGCGCAGTGCTCGAAAAGTGCCGAGGCGCTGA